One segment of Megachile rotundata isolate GNS110a chromosome 6, iyMegRotu1, whole genome shotgun sequence DNA contains the following:
- the LOC105662731 gene encoding uncharacterized protein LOC105662731 isoform X1, with the protein MNECFARRLSRTRIEQQEWMNCYFRKLASLYRKSPCLWKKDTRYYLDSEWRHRAYARIHQAMNLPGVTFVEIILKIREMRRLYVNELKRLLRAKSNCRRYEITIPWFYDLHRFLYPYLDYEEAVELHDIDQIVVEPGETIELDGGPSNCSCIDCPLPKRNDRIVNFLPCSRGSCALNSISSPIVSLPEVKNRPRSCSRSCSRINDTRKQLNEFPTGRPSTNGSSYLHENLQHGDTSKQQEEYEFTICGLRSESSSDNSFETDSDHTDDFSKLVSRYLGRLNDPVPLKGQAEISKNSPRSLCLERKGFAEKSVLG; encoded by the exons ATGAACGAGTGTTTCGCGAGAAGACTGTCACGAACGCGGATCGAGCAACAGGAATGGATGAACTGTTACTTTCGGAAGCTGGCTTCGCTGTACAGGAAGTCACCGTGCCTGTGGAAGAAAGACACGCGGTATTATCTCGACAGCGAGTGGAGGCATCGAGCTTACGCTCGGATTCACCAGGCTATGAACCTGCCGGGGGTGACTTTCGTCGAGATCATCTTGAAGATTCGTGAAATGCGACGACTGTACGTGAACGAACTGAAAAGATTGCTGAGAGCCAAGTCCAACTGTCGGCGCTACGAGATCACGATCCCCTGGTTCTACGATCTGCATCGATTTCTTTATCCGTACCTGGATTACGAGGAGGCGGTCGAGTTGCAC GACATCGACCAAATTGTCGTCGAACCGGGAGAAACGATCGAACTCGATGGCGGTCCATCGAACTGCAGTTGCATCGATTGTCCGTTGCCGAAGAGGAACGATCGGATCGTGAATTTCTTGCCGTGTAGCCGGGGTTCCTGTGCCCTGAATTCGATCAGTTCTCCCATTGTTTCGTTGCCAGAGGTCAAGAATCGTCCTCGAAGTTGTTCCCGTTCATGCAGCAGAATCAACGACACGAGGAAACAGCTGAACGAATTTCCGACTGGCCGCCCGTCGACCAACGGTTCGAGTTACCTTCACGAAAATCTGCAACACGGCGACACATCGAAACAG CAAGAAGAATACGAGTTTACGATCTGCGGATTACGAAGCGAATCGTCGAGCGACAATTCTTTCGAGACAGATTCGGATCACACGGATGACTTTTCGAAACTCGTTTCGCGTTACTTGGGCAGGTTAAACGACCCAGTTCCGCTGAAGGGGCAGGCAGAAATTTCGAAG AACAGTCCTCGAAGTTTGTGCCTCGAACGAAAAGGATTCGCTGAAAAATCAGTTCTCGGATAA
- the LOC105662731 gene encoding uncharacterized protein LOC105662731 isoform X2, whose protein sequence is MNECFARRLSRTRIEQQEWMNCYFRKLASLYRKSPCLWKKDTRYYLDSEWRHRAYARIHQAMNLPGVTFVEIILKIREMRRLYVNELKRLLRAKSNCRRYEITIPWFYDLHRFLYPYLDYEEAVELHDIDQIVVEPGETIELDGGPSNCSCIDCPLPKRNDRIVNFLPCSRGSCALNSISSPIVSLPEVKNRPRSCSRSCSRINDTRKQLNEFPTGRPSTNGSSYLHENLQHGDTSKQQEEYEFTICGLRSESSSDNSFETDSDHTDDFSKLVSRYLGRLNDPVPLKGQAEISKSSKFVPRTKRIR, encoded by the exons ATGAACGAGTGTTTCGCGAGAAGACTGTCACGAACGCGGATCGAGCAACAGGAATGGATGAACTGTTACTTTCGGAAGCTGGCTTCGCTGTACAGGAAGTCACCGTGCCTGTGGAAGAAAGACACGCGGTATTATCTCGACAGCGAGTGGAGGCATCGAGCTTACGCTCGGATTCACCAGGCTATGAACCTGCCGGGGGTGACTTTCGTCGAGATCATCTTGAAGATTCGTGAAATGCGACGACTGTACGTGAACGAACTGAAAAGATTGCTGAGAGCCAAGTCCAACTGTCGGCGCTACGAGATCACGATCCCCTGGTTCTACGATCTGCATCGATTTCTTTATCCGTACCTGGATTACGAGGAGGCGGTCGAGTTGCAC GACATCGACCAAATTGTCGTCGAACCGGGAGAAACGATCGAACTCGATGGCGGTCCATCGAACTGCAGTTGCATCGATTGTCCGTTGCCGAAGAGGAACGATCGGATCGTGAATTTCTTGCCGTGTAGCCGGGGTTCCTGTGCCCTGAATTCGATCAGTTCTCCCATTGTTTCGTTGCCAGAGGTCAAGAATCGTCCTCGAAGTTGTTCCCGTTCATGCAGCAGAATCAACGACACGAGGAAACAGCTGAACGAATTTCCGACTGGCCGCCCGTCGACCAACGGTTCGAGTTACCTTCACGAAAATCTGCAACACGGCGACACATCGAAACAG CAAGAAGAATACGAGTTTACGATCTGCGGATTACGAAGCGAATCGTCGAGCGACAATTCTTTCGAGACAGATTCGGATCACACGGATGACTTTTCGAAACTCGTTTCGCGTTACTTGGGCAGGTTAAACGACCCAGTTCCGCTGAAGGGGCAGGCAGAAATTTCGAAG TCCTCGAAGTTTGTGCCTCGAACGAAAAGGATTCGCTGA